The Lolium perenne isolate Kyuss_39 chromosome 6, Kyuss_2.0, whole genome shotgun sequence genome segment GGCTGAAAGTGCGCTCAAAAACGGTTCCTATCACCCGGCCTGGCAGGCTTCCCTCCTTGGTTCGCGCTGGCTTTGCTCGCGAGCCTTCCGTGTACAACCTCCCGTGTACACCATCCTCactgctttttttttttgagagaattcAGCACTTTATTGATCAAATAACATCAATACAAAGTTTCTCAGGGATGCACTCCGGAGCAGAATCACGAAAGTAAACACTACCAAGAAGTTCAACTCGACGAGCTAGGATGTGTGCTGAATTATTACACAAACGACTAACATGACGAAACGTCACCGACGAGAACAAGCGAGCAAGGATTTTAATGTCCTCGATCACCACTCCAATCAGGGACCGATCCCTACCAGGGGCCTTGATCCGCTGAATAACCGACAAGCAATCGGACACAATGATGATCTTGTCCAAACCTTCATCTCGAGCAAGGGCCACTGCACATCTCACCGCGCGTGATTCTGCTATTTTCGGCGTCATGATCTGATTATGAACCTGACTGTGTGCAGCCAGGAAATCACCATTGTGGCTCCTGATCACCACGCCGACCCCCATCCGAGACGAAGAAAAGAACAAAGCTTGCATCAACATTAACAACAACCGTACCATCCTCACTGCTCTGGTGGCTAGCAGCAACAGCCGCTTCCTTACGGTTCCCAAGAAAAAAAAACCAACTCACCCCTGTCGGTGAATTCCTCTTTTTTCGTCTTTGTCAGAGGTCCTTAACCGACGTGACATCGCCGTCGATCTCTCCTACCCCACCCCAAGAACCCTCGCTGCACCCTTTCTCCAACCACAGCAATCGCTGACACTCGGAGCTCTACTTCACCCTTGCTGCCTAGAGCCTCAGGCACCTCAAGTTCCGCTGGCGTTCGCTACACCCATAATATGTTTGATCATTTGCCAGAACCACCATTTTAGGTAAAAAGTTTGCAAACTATCTTTGATAACTTCTTTTTGGGCAGAGTTGGTGATTACCCTTTCAGTGTTTTGTCATAGATAAAGGCGGATGAACTTGAAATGTTTATCATCAAGCGTGCTTTGACAGGTCTTCGGATGACTCATCCTATGATGAGAAGGACATATTTCTCGTGACTGCTCTTGTTCTATATGATAACCAATGGTGTGACATGCCAAGGTTTACATGATCTATCCTAGGACATGAAACCTTGGACCGCGGATGAATTTTCGCTCATGTTCAACTGTACAATGACTACATCAATACAACGAGTAATCTCTATACAACAGTTCAATTCCATCGTGATAGGGCAAATGTGTCAGATATTTTGATAAGATAGAGATTCGTCGATCTGGTGGAGGTTAAGCTTGGCGATCCGACTACATGTACGATGAATGAGCGCTAATGCGCTAGGCCAATCTCCTGGAGGCTACTGATCTGGCGGAAGCACGATCAGGCTGACCACGAAGATCTTTAATTCCACATGAAATTGAGAGCAAGTAACAACCAAAGTTTCAATCAAGATATTGCAGaaaaagatgaaagctttattttgAAGGTGGGTTCCGAATAGCGGTCTTGATCTGCGCGTTGACCTCAGATCAAAGTACATGAGTTGCAGCAATAGCTAACGTTTAATCTAATAAAAAACCGAGTCTAAAGTGACACATATGGGAAATATTTAAGGAGGAAAAGAATGGTTTTCGGTTAGCCAAGAGTTTGGTGGCCAAAATCCATCCTATATGGGTTTTCCTCCTTAGATACGAACTCTAAAAACTGGTTGTTTTAATTGCTGTGAATATGACTTGGGCATGGGCCTAGGCTAAAAATAAAGGTGGCGCAACACCATATCAAgctatggataaaattatgaagtATAATCTTGAATATTTCGTCCAAGTCGTCATTCATCGTTATGGTGGCTTCGAAGTTTTAAAATCTTCACTTGTAgcatcatcttcaatcctcacacTATTGTAGCCATCTTCATGCACGATCATGCTCCAATACTTTTCcctctcatccatgcttggtacaTCGTTTCTAAGAGCAACACACATATCTAGGcaacatcatattctcatgtatctgCGGAATAGTTTCAAGAAACAAAACAACTTAATAATtacttaagttgtttggcacgagctcgagtaagAGGTCCTTGTATCTGTGTCATTGTAGGTGTAGCGGgtatatcaatagatgggatgttctCATCATGTCGATGCTTCGAAATGCTAAGGGTTGTGTTCAACCGTATATTGTAggagagaattccttatttgacactaCATAAACTTTCAGTTCCTTATTTGGCCCTAGAAAACTTTTTTTTCCTTTCTTGACATGTAAAATTCATTTCTTTCCTATATGACACTGCCGTTATCATTGTTTTTCTTGAACTATTATACCCTTTCCTCATTCGCGATTGATTCGGTGCAGAAACTGTCGTCCACCGCCCATAACCAGCTAGTAGTTAATCTCCACGCACGTAGCTAGTCCAGGTGGGTTTTTTTTTTTCCAAGCAAGCTCAGCTTGCCGCATGCATGCGACGCAACTAGCATCTACCACGTCtttgcttctttttttttttgctgtaTGCACAAGCACGTGCCCAGCGGCAGTTGCATGCACGCGCAGTTAGGTGCAGccttttttttgttttatttcaCCAGTTATGCATTTTACCTTTATTTTTAATTGCTCTACAATTACTGCTGCCATATATGCACAAGTGCAGAACTACAGATCAAGAACTGCCTTCAGTCACCTTGAGCCAACTTCTATTGAGAGTTCTCTGCCTGGGTTGTGGGTACTGTTATTTTTGTCATGTAAAAAAATTAGTCACATCTGAACTAGGGACAAAAACGTCATGTTAAACCCAAGCTAACACCGTTAGTGCTTGGAATGCACTAGAGTGTCATGTAGGAAAGAAAATGAAGTTTGCATGTCAAATAGGGAAGAATTTTTTTTTCTAGGGCCAAATAAGGAATTGAAACTTTAAGtagtgtcaaataaggaattATCTCATATTGTAGTGTGTGAAAGCCTATGGCGACTACTTCACTGATAAGATAGATGCCACTGGTAAGCTTGGGTTTTCCTCCATTCAGAAATGCACCGCCGCAGTTTGGATGCTTGCATATAGAGTGACTGGTGATCTTGTTGATGAGCATATTCACATTGGCGAATCCACCTGCCTTGAAGCATTGTACAAGTTTTGTAAAGCGGTGATCACAGTTGACGAGCACAACTTGAGAAGGTCAAATGTTAAGGACACAACTTGGCTCATGGATACTGGAAATTCAAGGAGCTTTCTTGGGATGCTTCAAAACAGATTGCATGCACGGAAATGAAAGAACTGTCTGTTTTCTTAGAAGGGGAAATTAAAGGGATGTTGATGGTTGCACATTTATTCTTGAAGTAGTGGCATCACAAGATCTTCGGATATGTCATTCTTTCTTCGGCATGAAAAGTTCAAACTATGATATCAATGTGTTGCAACACTCTCCAGTTTTCTCTAGGCTTGTTGAAGTTCATACACCGGAGTGCAACTTCGAGATCAACAACCACGCCTACACAAACGGGTACAACCTTCCAGATGGTATCTATCCTGCATGGTTCATATTTGTGAAGACAATATCTGAACCCTAGAATCAGAAAGAAGCTTGTTATGCAAGAGAGCAAGAAGCTTGTAGGGAGGATGTGGAACGACCATTTGGTGTTCTGCAAGCTCGCTGGGCTATTGTTTGGCACCATGCAAGAACATGAAATTTGAATACAATGTGGAAAGTGGTGACTGTTTGTGTGATCATGCATCACATAATTTTGGAGGATGGGTGCGAGGGAGCCAATCAACTTGGACAGTGGGTCTTTTAGGGGCCTTGGATTGTGTCGGAGCATGCACCACAAGCGATTGAAGGATACCTCTAGATGCACCGACATATTTGTCACCGAGATACTTATGAATAACTCCAAATTGATTTGTTTGAGCACATGTGAAACGACAAAAGATAGCAATGGACCCATTTGATTTTGATTGGTGATCTATGTATTTGATTGTGGGAACTATGACTTTGATTGAGTGAACCATGTCTTTATGTTATTGAATTTTTAATTGGTAATTTAAATTATTGTGTAAATTATGTCTATTAAATATGTAATGTTGAAGGTTTATTTTTATGTAATTTATTTATGTATTTGTAATGAGAAATGGGCAAGAAATAGACAAGAAGGGGCACAATTTTATGGAGTGGAGAGCGGAGCCGAGGATCTACGCTCCCGCTCTTCACGGCTCAACTCCATACCAGAAACTCTGTCTTTTTTTCTCTCTCCAGAAACTCCTGGCCGCTGGACTAGATTGTGCCAAGTTGATGCGATCCTGACGGCGGCCGGTAAACCATTGGTGAATTTCGCTTCTCTTCTCCGGTGCTGATGCGACCCCGTGTCCACCAGCATGCATGCATATTTCCGTGTCAACATTTCGAAAATACTAGATTGTAGTTTATGCTTGTTCTTGTTTATGAATGGACTTAAGAGTTCTGACTTTTATCGTCATATATAAAAAATGTACTCATACACTGCAATAGGTCCAAATCCCAAATGAACTCGATTAGTAGCAACTCGGATGATTGGGGCCACGATTGGGGATATATACTTGTGCACCGTGTCACCCATCTAATATTTTGGTTGGTTTTTGTTAGATTCAACCAATATTTGATCAAATTTCATCTTTTTTTCAAAAAAGCTGAAGGTATTTCAGTATATGTACAGTGGACAATAAGTATTCTTGAAAATATCGAGACACTTTTTCGAAGCAGTTTGAAAGTTTGGTTATTTTTATTATATTTGGCAAAAATTTGGTCAAAATTTCAAACTTCAGAAAAATAGCAGGGCTAACAGGAACTATTCTACCTCAACCACGTTGGATAGGGATGACCATACCACATAATCACTCTCAAGCGAGTCATCGGAATTGTTGTTAATCTAGGTAATCTATAATGTGGACCGATGTGCAGCGCATAATATCATCTCCGTTCCATAATTTTTCTCTGGTTTAAGATCAAATTTGGAGGAGGACATACACGAAGTCGAGGATTCTCTGCCTACATGAAGTGTTAAAGGAGATAGTGCCCGTCCTGTTACAGGGACACCCCTGACCCATCAATGCCGACAAGCAGAAGCTAGTGAACCAGATATTGCAGGAGGGCATGGTGAAATCGCCCAAATTCAAACCCCGTTAGTTCTAATTCTACGGCTGTATTTGATATTTTGCAGCTAGCTGTGGAGTGTCGTACACCATGCCGGCAAGGCGGGCAAGCGCCGTACACCATGTCGTGCGACTCACCTCGCCACCCCTGTTACATGGACACCCCTGAACCATCAGTGCCGACAAGTGGCGTACACCATGTCGTGCGCCTCACCTCGCCGCCCTGTTACAGTGACCTACCCAAGTGATTTATGTCCCAGACTTCCATTTTTTGTCGAAGTTAACACAACATTTTCTGTGGCTGTATTTaatattttgccaaaacttttcacTAAGAAAAACAACTAGGAGTAACAACTTTTGATTAAgcaagctctagcacgtgcttctAGGCACTATGTGAGAGTAAAAAATGAATTATATATTAATAAAGTAGTACACTTTTATAAATAACTATTGTACAATATACTCCCTCTCACAGTTTATAAGGCACGCGCGTACCCCTTGGTCgtaaatttgatcaagttagcattagttatatgttataaaaattatatcattagaaagttcagatgttctattttctagtgatataatttttgtattatataatttaaattatataggttaaattgatgacctaggggtacgcgcgcgcctaat includes the following:
- the LOC139832504 gene encoding uncharacterized protein encodes the protein MGVGVVIRSHNGDFLAAHSQVHNQIMTPKIAESRAVRCAVALARDEGLDKIIIVSDCLSVIQRIKAPGRDRSLIGVVIEDIKILARLFSSVTFRHVSRLCNNSAHILARRVELLGSVYFRDSAPECIPEKLCIDVI